The sequence below is a genomic window from Salvelinus sp. IW2-2015 unplaced genomic scaffold, ASM291031v2 Un_scaffold16612, whole genome shotgun sequence.
ACATCAACAATTGAGAGAAACAATCAAATATGAGCATAGAATAGCATACACGTTTCATGTCAGTTTGTTCACTGTCTTCATTCACTATATCTCctctgaacactaaacaaatgtGATGTTATTCTGGGTTGAAATAATACATTGTTCTAACTGTGTTATTTTGAAAAATACATGTAACTCTTTATATAAAAGGAAGAGAAATGATCGACTGTATTGGTTACATCCATATTGTCCTGTGCTGCACTCGAAAGGCAGATGTTTCCATTGTGAGCAGTGTGAGATTATAAAATAGCCTACTTTGTCCTGGTTGTCAAACCGCCACACTAAACAGACATGGACATCAACTGGtccgagagagaaacacagaattCCTTGCTCTTTTTCATTCATTTTATTGACAGTCTGTAAATAATTTGCAGCTCTCATAAACAGTGTCTGCTGGATGGTTGTGATATATTAGTATTGCCTTGTAAGATTTGGTAAGATAATTTGCTTGAAAATTAATTTAGTAGCAATCAAAATGTAGGTCAGTGATTTTATGGAAAAAAATCCCATCTTTAAATGTTAACATTTCACATATTATAACAATGTTTGCATCACAGGTAATATCAACCCAAGGTCCAGAGGTTGTTGTTGCAATACAGTCTTCTATACCATTACCTCCACTGTTTGGTTCTCCACTGTGCCAGTCCAGATACGTCAGTGGCTCATCATTCAAATCTACCCAAACACCCTCTGTTTTCCTGTCTGTTGCTCCCAGGAAACCATAAGAAGCACCAACAATGAATTTGGAAAGAGCTTGGTTCTCCACATCATTCCTTGGCATGACCAGCGTCGCACCAAAGTTTTTGCAGAACTTCAAACCTTCATCGAAACTTCCCAGCACTCCATTGGACACTAAATATTTGTCCCCTGCCTTCTGGAAGACCCTGAAGCAGCttgaaataaataatgtaattCTTTCTGTGAGTCATACCGACCGATTTCTTTGTTGAATGTGGATATAAATGTgaaacacactgagtgtacaaaacattaggaacccctgctatttccatgacatagactgaccaggtaaaagctGACCAGGAGAAAGCTGTGATCACTTATTGAAATACATGAAGGGGaggtgacaggttaaagaataacaggttaaagaataatttgagacatggattgtgtatgtgtgccattcagaaggtgaatggtcaagacaaacaatttaagtgcctttgaacggagtatggtagtaggtgccaggcacactggtttgagtgtgtcaataactgcaatgctgctgggtttttcacactcaatagtttcccttgtgtatcaagaatggtccaccacccaaaggacatccagccaacttgacacaactgtaggaagcattggagtcaacatgggccagcatccctgtggaacgctttcgacaacttgtggagtccatgccccgatgaattgaggctgttctgagggcaaaaggggtgcaactcaatattaggaaggtattcctaatattttgtacactcagtgtatatattttttgaaatacatTAACAatttataattaaaaaaataataattctaaaGAGAAACGTGACACATTTCTCTATCACTGTCTATGTTCTGGATTGCACCTCAACAAGTACTATCCCAACGGGTCAAGGACTGTTGGTTACCTTCTGGCTCCCCTATCTCCCCTTTAGGTCCAGCTGGCCCCACATCACCAGGGGGTCCCTGTGCCCCTATTCCTACTAGAATAACATAAAACAACATACATTTAATCTTTTACAGATCATTCCTCAAACATGTCATTTTTTTGTATTGGGAACTGTGCCATGCCTTGATGCTAGTTAACACATCCTTTAATGTCCCCTACCAGGGTGTCCTTTCTCTCCCTTGGGTCCTGTGACTCCGTCATGCccatccctcccatctctcccagGCAGACCGTTATGACCAGGTATGCCAGGGACACCAGGATGAGCTGGGCAGCTCGGGCTGGAAGTGTGAGGGGGAGGGGTTTGCTTTTGGGCTTCACTTGGCAGGTAGACAGTCAATTGTGAAGTCAGCAGAATGCTGAGAAACAACCGGGGCATCGCCATCTAGTGGTCTCTGAGGAGAACAGGCTCAGAGTCATTGGGATTGCATGGTGGAGGTAACATCAACCCAACCTCTTGCCTTGCCTGCAAAAAGGCTATTTGGACACTCCTGGTACAAAACAATATTTAATTTCAGAATTGGATAAAAtgatgttaaggttagggttagtttcaGGGTTACGTTTTGCAGGTCAGGAATGTCCTTATAGCCTCTCCTTCTTGCCTGCAGAAATATGCCCTGGGCCATAGGATTGCTGCAGCACCCCCACAAAAAAATggaatattgttttatttattgataaaaatacaaaacatctgACACTTATTtttctcacaaaagtagtgcactgggcctatACTAGTTCACTATTAGTGGACAGATGATAGCCTTTGACgtaaatttgacaaaagctggatcccttctagccatgacccttCTGGAGAGTGACCAATTTTTTTGTCAAACATTTTAGGTCTGGAAGAAAAGTAACAAATGTAGATATTTTAGCTCAGCGTTTCTCAAACTCTGTCCTCGTGACCCAAACGGttgtacattttgttttttgtcctagcactacacagctgattaaaataattaaCTAATCATCAatctttgatcatttgaatcagctgcgtagtgttagggcaaaaaccaaaatgtgcaccccttggtgtCTAAAGGACCGAGTTTGTGAAACgctccacaaaaaaaaaatccaaatttgtttgttttcttccagACCTACATGTTTTACTTCTGATGTGATTCAAGCACTGACATGGACTCACAACGTTCAATATATGTTTTTCTCTATTAACAATGGTAATTTTGATAGTGAAAAACAAAGAAATCTAAAACcagaacaaataaatacatttttaaaacataatttggaaaaatcaaaaacagaattTGGGGGCCCACCTTAGCGTTGTTTATTAACCAATATTTTACCAGGAATATTGACAGTGTACTACTTTATCTTCTACACTTACGACTTGGGGAAGAGTTTcacgggagagaagaagagaaggacgTTCCTATTTGAAACCTAGAATAAAATGAGTAGCTTAAGACgcatttttttaaagtagctcTCGAGCTGGAAAGGTTGGAGTCCCCTGCCTTACATTGatgcctttttgcaaatccaatcacttttccacatcaaatcaaatcaaagtctatttgtcacgtgcgctgaatacaacaggtgtagaccttacagtgaaatgcttacttccaggctgtaaccaacagtgcagaaaAAGTTATTGGGTGAACAAAAGTGATCCGTTTCCACATTGATTTAACATCATCACATGGTTCTTTGGGGTTAAAATGAAAGTTGATTCAACCAAGTTGATTTGCTCCACCAGTGGGTAGATTTCTGTAGATAAAAGAAACTAGCAGCTTGGATCCATATAACACACAGTTCAGTCTCGTACTGGATAGAAAGGAAGTGCGGATGGTTGAGAGCTTTTCTTGACATATTGATTGGTTCCATACAACCGCTCTCAACACTGCAGACTTCTTTGTTGGTTTTGGGTCGAATTTAGGCATAACATCGTCCTCTTCTGTGTTAAAGACACGCTAAAAAGACAAAGTAAGACGATTCACACACCTGTGCAGCGCAGAAGTTCATGTTTGAAAAGTAAATATGATCGGTTGAATGTGTTTCAGTTAACTTAATGTGTCTTCAGATTTCATAACTCCCTTTTACTAAAGGAATCctcataaaaaaaacatgagatATGTTAGCGATAGTGATATTATTATTGTGCAACGTAGACGTTCTATTTTCTCCTGAGATTGCAAACCAATTCGCATGTTGATCTAGTGCCCATCGGTTATGAATGTTTCAACCACTGTTTTTACCGTTAGTTGGTTTCAGAGAGCACAAAAAACTACACTAACCATGAGCCTTTTAGCGTTTCTGATGCCACAGAAACAGACCCTGAGTCTGTTCCAACGTGTCCACCTGCGAATCGGAGGCCATGATTGTGCTCCCGTTGTGGGTGTGGTAGAGAAGCAACCTTTATTTACATGCAATTAACATAGCCTATATTAATATGCATTACCATTTCTCCCGACAGTAGAAGAGCTGATTTTTGCTCGCTGCATGAAACAGAAGCGTGCTTTGTCACTTCTCGCAGTGAGGCTTGCTTACTAAAGTCACATCATGTTTTattagtattctacataacagaaccTAATACAATAGCATAtagtataaactgggtggttcgagccctgaatgctgattggctgacacccaTGGTAttttggtcatataccacacctcctctggccttattgcttaagtattaCATTACTCTTAGACCAGAAACACATTTGAGGACAGGGGTGTCCGGAGTCATTTTGCCCCGGGGATACATTCGCTCTTCAACGAGGTCCAGACGGCTGCACTGAAAATTGGTTATTTCCTTGCATTCAAAATCTGCAAAGAAATTGTCCCCTAACCATAGTTTAGGGTTATTTTCGATGAACCCCGACTGTctagtgattattagcgagctggacagtcAAGACACTGTATGAATACAGGTCTATcaacatttctacacagttttgatttggtttgaaTAATTTTATTATGTTGAGTATATTGAG
It includes:
- the LOC112080957 gene encoding LOW QUALITY PROTEIN: mannose-binding protein C-like (The sequence of the model RefSeq protein was modified relative to this genomic sequence to represent the inferred CDS: substituted 1 base at 1 genomic stop codon) → MAMPRLFLSILLTSQLTVYLPSEAQKQTPPPHTSSPSCPAHPGVPGIPGHNGLPGRDGRDGHDGVTGPKGEKGHPVGIGAQGPPGDVGPAGPKGEIGEPEGNQHVFHIYIHIQQRNRSVXLTERITLFISSCFRVFQKAGDKYLVSNGVLGSFDEGLKFCKNFGATLVMPRNDVENQALSKFIVGASYGFLGATDRKTEGVWVDLNDEPLTYLDWHSGEPNSGGNGIEDCIATTTSGPWVDITCDANIVIICEMLTFKDGIFFHKITDLHFDCY